A stretch of the Gemmatimonadota bacterium genome encodes the following:
- a CDS encoding SDR family NAD(P)-dependent oxidoreductase: MTNPFSLAGKSAVITGGSRGIGGAVTRLLAAAGADVCIGYHSRSADADAMAAHCQAAGVKAVSYASDLGTAAGADSLIAAATAAFGRVDIVVHSAGIWPVEEVPVSALSDERWARTMRENVDATFYVSRAAVRAMTAGKRGGRLVLVSSTAGQRGEAMHADYGTSKGAMISFVKSLAVEVAGLGITVNSIAPGWVDTEMCAEPFANGGKERIAKGIPVGRVASADDIAFPIVSLCFDGARHVTGEIVNVNGGSVLCG; encoded by the coding sequence ATGACGAATCCATTTTCGCTGGCCGGCAAAAGCGCGGTCATCACCGGTGGATCGCGTGGTATCGGCGGCGCGGTGACGCGCTTGCTGGCCGCCGCCGGCGCCGATGTGTGCATCGGCTATCACTCCCGGTCGGCCGATGCGGATGCGATGGCCGCGCACTGCCAAGCGGCAGGCGTGAAGGCCGTCTCGTATGCGAGCGATCTTGGAACGGCTGCGGGCGCGGACTCGCTCATCGCGGCGGCTACTGCGGCATTCGGGCGCGTCGACATTGTTGTGCACTCCGCGGGGATCTGGCCAGTAGAGGAAGTGCCGGTCAGCGCGCTGAGCGACGAGCGGTGGGCGCGCACGATGCGTGAGAATGTAGACGCAACGTTCTATGTGTCGCGCGCCGCGGTGCGAGCGATGACGGCGGGGAAGCGTGGCGGGCGTCTCGTGCTGGTGAGCTCCACGGCGGGACAGCGCGGGGAGGCGATGCACGCCGACTACGGAACCTCGAAGGGAGCGATGATCTCGTTTGTCAAATCACTTGCCGTTGAGGTTGCAGGGCTCGGCATCACCGTGAACAGCATTGCTCCGGGTTGGGTGGACACCGAGATGTGCGCCGAGCCCTTTGCGAATGGTGGTAAGGAGCGGATTGCGAAGGGGATCCCTGTGGGGCGGGTGGCCTCCGCTGACGATATCGCATTTCCGATTGTGAGCCTGTGCTTCGATGGCGCCCGTCACGTCACGGGAGAAATCGTGAACGTGAATGGCGGAAGTGTGCTCTGCGGGTGA
- a CDS encoding SIS domain-containing protein, with protein sequence MEALCRPGDLLILHTTSGKSPNLLRAAAAARAKGAHTLALSAKGGGPLAAVVDHCVVVPVERTDRAQEIQLCISHAICDLIDNETALAEGTV encoded by the coding sequence GTGGAGGCGCTCTGCCGGCCGGGTGACCTGTTGATTCTGCACACGACGTCGGGGAAGTCTCCGAACTTGCTGCGCGCGGCGGCAGCCGCGCGGGCGAAGGGCGCGCACACGCTCGCGTTGTCGGCGAAAGGCGGTGGCCCGCTCGCAGCGGTCGTTGACCATTGCGTGGTGGTGCCGGTGGAGCGTACGGACCGGGCACAGGAAATACAGCTGTGCATCTCGCACGCGATCTGTGATCTGATCGACAACGAAACAGCCTTGGCAGAGGGGACGGTATGA
- the alaS gene encoding alanine--tRNA ligase produces MQSAEIRRRFLDYFARQQHAIRESSSLVPAEDPTLLFTNAGMVQFKKVFLGMEEPPDGNRRATTSQKCVRAGGKHNDLEQVGHTARHHTFFEMLGNFSFGDYFKRDAITFAWEFVTKELKLPAEHLYATVFYEDDEARQLWKEITGLPESRIYGLGHKDNFWQMADTGPCGPCSEIYVDLAHLAKDFQFPADATGDWTRTDLPNYSQEAFVEGAEAGRFLEIWNLVFMQFDRQPDGTMVPLPRPSVDTGAGLERIAAVMQGVSNNFHGDLFTPLIETVAQVVGRPYVYANEESASYRVIADHARAVAFLLADGVFPSNDGSGYVLRRILRRAVRHAWLLGRREPTLELVVEKVIGMMRDVFPELHVRHKHIIQTTRAEEERFLATIGGGMQRFDEIAPPLTAGGSKTLRRTIEGEDVFRLYDTFGFPIDLTELIARERGYVIDIAGFESALNAQRKQSQDERKSKKIAVVADDLADIAKWKRSSVAGMSQRFVGYEATECETQVAAMRHLDGGRVAMILSESPFYAESGGQVGDKGEIVGNGWRVAVDDVRKVDGRIAAMGELTGTVDFDYAVAKVAPAPRRDTERNHTATHLLHAALRRVLGDHVHQAGSVVEPDRLRFDFTHHGPLTAKQLERVEKTVNEGIWQNTDVRITEKAYAEAVAGGAMALFGEKYGDVVRVVDIHLRSTELCGGCHVRNTGQILMFRVMSENGVSAGVRRIVAVTGPKAFAMVRAKERALESLGERLKVNLHASGPEVLEKKIDQMLAERKVMEKQIAELRRGGGAAASGADDAESVGNYKLQARSVVAADVKELQAMGDALREAMPAGVGALGAAFEDGKGTLLVVVGDALREKGVSAGDLVKEIGAKINARGGGKPHMAQAGVAADAIPAALAAAAAVIRSALAGLE; encoded by the coding sequence ATGCAATCAGCCGAAATCCGCCGCCGTTTTCTGGACTATTTCGCGCGCCAACAGCACGCGATCCGTGAGTCATCGTCCCTCGTCCCGGCCGAGGACCCGACGTTGCTGTTTACCAACGCGGGCATGGTCCAGTTCAAGAAAGTCTTTTTGGGGATGGAAGAGCCGCCCGATGGCAACCGGCGCGCCACCACCAGCCAGAAGTGCGTCCGCGCGGGCGGGAAGCACAACGATCTCGAGCAAGTGGGGCACACGGCGCGCCACCACACGTTTTTCGAGATGTTGGGCAACTTCTCCTTTGGCGACTACTTCAAACGCGATGCGATCACCTTCGCGTGGGAGTTTGTCACCAAGGAGTTGAAGCTTCCGGCCGAGCATTTGTACGCCACGGTGTTTTACGAGGACGACGAAGCGCGTCAGCTCTGGAAGGAGATCACCGGGTTGCCGGAGAGCCGTATCTACGGACTCGGCCACAAAGACAACTTCTGGCAGATGGCGGACACGGGGCCATGTGGTCCCTGTTCGGAGATTTACGTCGATCTCGCGCACCTTGCCAAGGATTTTCAATTCCCTGCGGATGCTACCGGCGATTGGACGCGCACGGATCTTCCGAATTATTCGCAGGAGGCATTCGTCGAAGGGGCTGAGGCCGGCCGCTTCCTCGAAATTTGGAATCTGGTGTTCATGCAGTTTGACCGGCAGCCGGATGGCACGATGGTGCCGTTGCCGCGCCCGTCGGTCGATACGGGAGCGGGGCTCGAGCGCATTGCGGCGGTGATGCAGGGCGTTTCGAACAATTTCCACGGTGACTTGTTTACGCCGCTCATTGAGACGGTGGCGCAGGTGGTGGGGCGTCCGTACGTGTACGCCAACGAAGAGTCGGCGAGCTATCGCGTGATTGCGGACCACGCGCGCGCAGTGGCGTTCCTGCTCGCCGATGGCGTGTTCCCGTCCAACGACGGTTCCGGTTACGTGCTGCGGCGTATTCTGCGGCGCGCGGTGCGACACGCGTGGCTGCTCGGGCGTCGCGAGCCCACGCTTGAACTGGTTGTGGAGAAGGTGATTGGCATGATGCGCGACGTGTTCCCCGAGCTCCACGTACGCCACAAGCACATCATCCAGACTACGCGCGCGGAAGAAGAGCGTTTCTTGGCCACCATCGGTGGCGGCATGCAGCGCTTTGACGAAATTGCGCCGCCGCTCACGGCGGGCGGCAGCAAGACGTTGCGTCGGACGATCGAGGGTGAGGATGTCTTCCGTCTGTACGACACGTTTGGCTTTCCGATCGATCTGACGGAGTTGATCGCGCGCGAGCGCGGCTACGTGATTGACATTGCCGGCTTTGAGTCTGCGCTCAATGCGCAGCGCAAGCAGAGTCAGGACGAGCGCAAGAGCAAGAAGATCGCGGTCGTGGCGGATGATCTCGCCGACATTGCGAAGTGGAAACGATCGAGCGTCGCGGGTATGTCGCAGCGTTTCGTGGGGTACGAGGCGACTGAGTGCGAAACGCAGGTGGCGGCGATGCGGCATTTGGATGGCGGCCGCGTGGCGATGATCCTGAGCGAGAGCCCGTTTTACGCTGAGTCGGGCGGACAGGTGGGTGATAAGGGCGAGATCGTGGGTAACGGATGGCGCGTGGCGGTGGACGACGTGCGCAAGGTAGACGGTCGCATTGCGGCGATGGGCGAACTCACCGGCACGGTGGACTTCGACTACGCCGTCGCCAAGGTGGCGCCTGCTCCGCGCCGCGACACCGAACGCAATCACACCGCGACCCATCTCTTGCACGCGGCGTTGCGTCGAGTGCTCGGCGATCACGTGCATCAGGCCGGTTCGGTGGTGGAGCCCGATCGTTTGCGCTTTGACTTCACGCATCACGGACCGCTGACGGCGAAGCAGTTGGAGCGTGTGGAGAAAACGGTGAACGAGGGGATCTGGCAGAACACGGATGTTCGGATTACGGAGAAAGCGTATGCCGAGGCCGTGGCTGGTGGCGCGATGGCGCTCTTTGGTGAGAAGTACGGCGACGTGGTGCGCGTGGTGGACATTCACCTGCGTTCGACCGAACTGTGCGGCGGGTGCCACGTGCGGAATACCGGGCAGATTTTGATGTTCCGCGTCATGTCGGAGAACGGTGTGTCTGCGGGTGTGCGGCGTATTGTTGCGGTGACTGGCCCCAAGGCGTTCGCGATGGTGCGCGCCAAGGAGCGCGCGCTGGAATCACTCGGTGAGCGGCTGAAGGTGAATCTGCACGCATCTGGCCCCGAAGTGCTCGAGAAGAAAATCGATCAGATGCTCGCCGAACGAAAAGTGATGGAAAAGCAGATCGCCGAGCTGCGGCGCGGCGGTGGCGCGGCGGCGAGCGGTGCGGACGATGCGGAGAGTGTGGGCAACTACAAGCTGCAGGCGCGCTCGGTTGTCGCCGCTGACGTGAAGGAACTGCAAGCGATGGGGGACGCACTGCGCGAGGCGATGCCCGCCGGCGTTGGCGCACTGGGTGCTGCGTTTGAGGATGGAAAGGGCACGCTCCTCGTGGTGGTCGGCGATGCGCTGCGCGAAAAGGGCGTGTCTGCGGGCGATCTCGTGAAGGAGATTGGCGCCAAGATTAATGCCCGTGGCGGCGGCAAGCCGCACATGGCGCAGGCCGGAGTAGCGGCGGATGCGATTCCTGCGGCGCTTGCCGCGGCGGCAGCTGTGATCCGGAGCGCGCTGGCGGGATTGGAGTGA
- a CDS encoding regulatory protein RecX: MPTITALTPHLRKADRYHVQVDGEPLVVTEGAPPVVVDAALILELKLRAGVPYTPELALQVAEGALRVHALDRALTALARRSHSAMELRRSLARKEIPRAVVDDVIDRLAAIGLVDDLAFARGFALSRLVGRGQGAMRVRAELSRRGVSRGEAERAVASVLEEEEVDVLGQVRRLAARRLQSLSKLEPAVQRRRLTAFLLRRGFDGASVRTALQELLPGRGY, from the coding sequence ATGCCTACCATTACAGCGCTTACGCCACATCTTCGAAAGGCCGACCGGTACCACGTACAGGTCGATGGCGAGCCGTTGGTGGTGACGGAGGGCGCCCCGCCGGTGGTGGTTGACGCCGCGTTGATTCTTGAGCTCAAACTGCGCGCTGGCGTGCCGTACACGCCGGAGCTGGCGCTGCAGGTCGCTGAGGGGGCATTGCGAGTCCACGCACTCGACCGCGCCCTTACCGCACTCGCTCGACGGTCGCACAGCGCGATGGAGCTCCGGCGGTCGTTGGCTCGTAAGGAGATCCCGCGTGCCGTGGTGGATGACGTGATCGACCGATTGGCGGCGATTGGGTTGGTGGACGATCTCGCTTTTGCGCGTGGTTTTGCACTGAGCCGTCTGGTTGGACGGGGGCAGGGGGCGATGCGGGTGCGGGCGGAGTTGTCGCGGCGCGGGGTGTCTCGCGGGGAAGCGGAGCGCGCGGTGGCGAGTGTGTTGGAGGAAGAGGAAGTCGATGTACTCGGGCAGGTGCGGCGTCTGGCGGCTCGTAGGCTGCAGTCGTTGAGCAAGCTGGAACCGGCGGTGCAGCGGCGTCGGCTGACCGCATTTTTGTTGCGGCGGGGATTCGACGGCGCGTCGGTGCGAACGGCGTTGCAGGAACTGCTCCCGGGGCGCGGGTACTGA
- the recA gene encoding recombinase RecA, with amino-acid sequence MASPAANDEKKKALNLAIAQIEKSYGRGAIMKMGPDAPKVRVEVIPTGAINLDAAIGAGGIPRGRITEIYGPESSGKTTLCLHVVANAQKAGGTAAFIDAEHALDTEYAAKLGVDVEKLLVSQPDTGEQALEICEILVRSGAVDVIVIDSVAALVPKAEIEGEMGDSHMGLQARLMSQALRKLTGAIARSKTSVVFINQLREKIGVMFGNPETTTGGKALKFYASLRLDIRRIGPVKEKEDVIGSHVRVKVVKNKIAPPFKQAEFDIMYAEGISHTSLLVDIGAESGIIDKSGAWYSYGDQRIGQGRENAKMFLRDNPAVMLEIEEKVKTVLGINKAVVEAEVVED; translated from the coding sequence ATGGCTTCACCAGCTGCGAACGACGAAAAAAAGAAAGCGCTCAATCTCGCGATCGCGCAGATCGAGAAGTCGTACGGCCGTGGCGCCATCATGAAGATGGGGCCAGATGCACCGAAGGTACGTGTTGAAGTAATTCCGACAGGCGCGATCAATCTTGATGCGGCCATCGGTGCGGGTGGGATTCCGCGCGGGCGCATCACGGAGATTTACGGACCGGAAAGTTCGGGCAAGACCACGTTGTGCTTGCACGTTGTGGCGAATGCGCAGAAGGCAGGTGGTACGGCGGCGTTCATTGACGCTGAGCATGCGCTCGACACGGAGTACGCGGCAAAGTTGGGCGTGGATGTCGAGAAGTTGTTGGTGTCGCAGCCGGATACTGGTGAGCAGGCGCTCGAGATTTGCGAGATCCTGGTTCGCTCTGGCGCGGTGGATGTGATTGTGATTGACTCGGTGGCGGCGCTGGTTCCGAAGGCCGAAATCGAGGGGGAGATGGGCGATTCGCACATGGGATTGCAGGCGCGATTGATGAGTCAGGCGCTGCGCAAGCTGACGGGCGCTATTGCCCGGTCCAAGACGTCGGTGGTGTTCATCAATCAGTTGCGCGAAAAGATCGGCGTCATGTTCGGCAATCCGGAAACGACGACGGGCGGCAAGGCGCTCAAGTTCTACGCCTCGTTGCGGTTGGATATCCGTCGTATCGGACCGGTGAAGGAGAAGGAAGACGTCATCGGTTCACACGTGCGCGTGAAGGTTGTCAAAAACAAGATTGCGCCGCCGTTCAAGCAGGCGGAGTTCGATATTATGTACGCCGAGGGGATTTCGCACACGTCGCTGTTGGTGGATATCGGCGCCGAGAGTGGGATTATCGATAAGTCGGGCGCGTGGTATAGCTACGGCGACCAGCGCATTGGGCAGGGGCGTGAGAATGCCAAGATGTTCCTGCGCGACAACCCGGCAGTGATGTTGGAGATTGAAGAGAAGGTCAAGACGGTGTTGGGGATTAACAAAGCCGTTGTGGAAGCCGAGGTGGTGGAAGACTGA
- a CDS encoding YraN family protein — protein MTKTSNAFGELGERVAARWLERAGWRVLARRFRSGRRDIDLVIEREGLVVFVEVKARHGDDFGDPVEAVHHRKQRELQKSAQTWIDRHGREGEAYRFDVFGVLVQGERVYVRHVPSAFRAA, from the coding sequence ATGACAAAAACATCGAATGCCTTTGGTGAACTTGGCGAGCGCGTTGCGGCGCGCTGGCTTGAGCGTGCCGGTTGGCGGGTGTTGGCGCGCCGTTTCCGATCAGGGCGTCGGGACATTGATCTGGTGATCGAGCGCGAGGGGCTTGTGGTGTTTGTTGAAGTGAAGGCGCGTCATGGCGATGACTTTGGCGATCCCGTTGAGGCTGTGCATCATCGGAAGCAGCGTGAGTTACAGAAGTCGGCGCAAACGTGGATTGACCGTCACGGTCGTGAAGGGGAAGCGTACCGATTTGATGTCTTTGGGGTGCTGGTGCAGGGGGAGCGGGTCTATGTTCGGCACGTTCCGTCGGCATTTCGGGCGGCGTAG
- a CDS encoding alpha/beta fold hydrolase, with product MRNAVAAERTRPPVARVMPPWFRAFLWMLERVSPWLGGRVLARFFTTPGRHRTPAWEEELSATGRDRWIAGYHLTEWGPESGAPVVLLHGWEGRGAQLGYFVAPLTAAGVRVLALDGPAHGASPGRNAGPYHFARALCDVQCAVGPFRAAVGHSMGGAALTLALGDGLQLGKAIILGSPSHFTDVRDRYLHMVGAGPRSSQAFHAEMLRRLGLTHDTPSLREIARTQSLPVLVVHDPEDREVPVVDARATAAAYRNARLLELDAGGHRRMLKAPAVIAAVTEFILTD from the coding sequence GTGAGGAACGCCGTTGCTGCCGAACGCACGCGTCCTCCGGTCGCCCGCGTGATGCCGCCGTGGTTCCGGGCGTTTCTCTGGATGCTCGAACGCGTGAGTCCGTGGCTTGGCGGCCGCGTGCTCGCGCGTTTCTTCACCACACCGGGTCGTCATCGCACGCCGGCGTGGGAAGAGGAGTTGTCAGCCACGGGACGGGATCGTTGGATTGCCGGCTATCACCTCACCGAGTGGGGCCCCGAGTCGGGTGCGCCAGTGGTGTTGCTCCATGGGTGGGAGGGGCGCGGCGCCCAGTTGGGCTATTTCGTGGCGCCACTCACGGCAGCAGGGGTGCGGGTGCTCGCGCTTGATGGCCCTGCTCACGGCGCCTCACCAGGGCGGAATGCCGGCCCGTACCACTTTGCGCGCGCGCTGTGCGACGTCCAGTGTGCGGTCGGTCCCTTTCGCGCGGCTGTCGGCCACTCCATGGGCGGCGCGGCCCTCACCCTCGCGCTCGGCGATGGTCTCCAACTCGGCAAAGCGATCATCCTCGGGAGTCCTTCTCACTTTACGGACGTTCGCGATCGCTATCTCCACATGGTGGGGGCGGGGCCACGTTCTTCGCAGGCGTTTCACGCGGAGATGCTTCGCCGGCTCGGTTTGACGCACGACACGCCATCGTTGCGGGAGATCGCGCGCACTCAATCGCTCCCGGTGCTCGTGGTACACGATCCCGAAGACCGTGAGGTGCCGGTGGTGGATGCTCGGGCGACGGCGGCGGCGTATCGGAATGCGCGCTTGCTTGAGCTGGACGCGGGTGGACATCGGCGGATGCTCAAGGCGCCGGCCGTGATTGCGGCGGTCACGGAGTTTATCCTCACCGACTGA
- a CDS encoding DNA translocase FtsK 4TM domain-containing protein: protein MQQIARRTHLKREIGGIALLLAAVFIAGSLLAGGASDGQSCSDAATIFGPVGACLRSSILLTLGALCAVIVPFIPAVHALRLLGRIEESDDKRWLFFTIGLAAIVPVAAALARGATVDASNVDPYAGLVGSFVAFYLVKAIGLGGAWVGVAILSCALMAGTLAWNPLRLVIGGGKKVARADAAAPQGEVAGAVALTAAALTKAEALEPDAAEMPTMDLSLMEEAAGSATVEAEEELADAEAPEAAAAKTRGSKKKQTKTEKAADHAAEVAAAINAGADPADLLADELPSPELLTAHPPKNTDAGKAHLDAMGQKLMDALRTFKVDGTLTGRTTGPTVTQFEIEPSPGVKVRQFANLANDLALAMRAPSIRIVAPIPGKGAVGVEVPNPVAEMVGFREMIENRDYELTPRALPIALGRDLEGRPVIADLAKMPHLLIAGATGSGKSVCVNTIITSLIYRHTPKTLRFLMVDPKMVELSVYNVLPHQRHKVVTDNRDAAALLKWAVLEMQERYQLLAANGARNIQDFNQKVRDGAPLLKPKDANVAFEDREYKRGVLPYIVVVIDELADLMMTCAAEVETPLAMLAQKARAIGIHLILATQRPSVNVITGLIKANFPSRIAFRVASQIDSRTILDGMGAESLLGNGDMLFIPPGKSEPARLQGAYLPNDDTERLMKWYSDRREARKAAMEAQGLFHIDETKGEDNVLEKVRQQEALEASGGQEGAEDDSDRDKLFREAAEVCVHNQGGSTSLLQRRLKVGYGRAARIIDQLHLAGILGPPDGSKPRDVLVGLDDLDRIAGEKPIAA from the coding sequence GTGCAGCAGATCGCGCGGCGTACACATCTGAAACGTGAAATCGGCGGCATCGCGCTCCTCCTCGCGGCCGTCTTCATTGCAGGCTCGCTGCTCGCCGGCGGTGCATCCGACGGACAATCATGCTCGGATGCCGCGACCATCTTCGGGCCGGTCGGCGCCTGCCTGCGCTCCTCCATTCTGCTCACACTCGGCGCGCTCTGTGCCGTGATCGTCCCGTTCATTCCTGCCGTGCACGCCCTCCGCCTGCTCGGCCGCATCGAAGAGAGCGACGACAAGCGCTGGCTGTTCTTCACCATCGGGCTGGCGGCGATCGTGCCGGTGGCCGCTGCGCTCGCTCGCGGTGCCACCGTGGACGCGTCGAATGTGGACCCGTATGCGGGTCTCGTGGGATCGTTCGTCGCGTTCTACCTCGTCAAAGCCATTGGACTCGGCGGGGCCTGGGTGGGCGTCGCGATTCTCTCCTGCGCACTCATGGCGGGGACGCTGGCGTGGAATCCGTTGCGGCTCGTGATTGGTGGTGGCAAGAAAGTCGCGCGCGCTGACGCGGCCGCTCCCCAGGGCGAGGTGGCAGGTGCGGTGGCGTTGACGGCTGCGGCACTCACGAAGGCCGAGGCGCTCGAGCCTGACGCAGCCGAAATGCCGACGATGGACTTGTCGCTCATGGAAGAAGCGGCCGGGAGCGCGACGGTCGAAGCCGAAGAAGAACTGGCCGACGCCGAAGCGCCGGAAGCCGCTGCGGCAAAAACCCGCGGCTCCAAGAAGAAACAAACGAAGACGGAGAAGGCCGCCGATCACGCCGCCGAAGTCGCGGCCGCGATCAACGCTGGCGCCGATCCGGCGGATCTCCTCGCCGACGAACTGCCCTCTCCCGAACTGCTCACGGCGCACCCGCCCAAGAACACCGACGCCGGGAAAGCGCATCTCGACGCGATGGGGCAGAAGTTGATGGACGCCCTGCGCACGTTCAAAGTCGACGGCACCCTCACGGGCCGTACGACGGGCCCCACGGTGACGCAGTTTGAAATCGAACCGAGTCCTGGTGTGAAGGTGCGGCAGTTCGCGAACCTCGCGAACGATTTGGCGCTCGCGATGCGTGCGCCGAGCATTCGTATTGTGGCGCCGATTCCGGGCAAGGGCGCCGTCGGTGTTGAGGTGCCCAATCCGGTGGCGGAGATGGTGGGCTTCCGCGAAATGATCGAGAATCGCGACTACGAACTGACGCCTCGTGCGTTGCCGATTGCGCTTGGTCGCGATCTTGAAGGACGTCCGGTGATCGCCGATCTCGCGAAGATGCCACACTTGCTGATCGCTGGCGCCACTGGCAGCGGGAAGTCCGTGTGCGTGAACACCATCATTACGAGTCTGATTTACCGGCACACGCCCAAGACGCTGCGCTTCCTGATGGTCGACCCGAAGATGGTCGAGCTCTCGGTGTACAACGTGTTGCCGCATCAACGGCACAAGGTCGTCACCGATAATCGGGATGCCGCCGCGTTGCTCAAGTGGGCGGTGCTCGAGATGCAGGAACGGTATCAACTGCTCGCCGCCAATGGCGCGCGCAACATTCAGGACTTCAATCAAAAGGTTCGCGACGGTGCACCCCTCCTCAAGCCGAAGGACGCGAATGTGGCGTTCGAGGATCGGGAGTACAAGCGCGGTGTGCTGCCGTACATCGTCGTGGTGATCGACGAGCTCGCCGACCTCATGATGACGTGCGCCGCCGAAGTGGAGACGCCGCTGGCGATGCTCGCGCAGAAGGCGCGTGCCATTGGCATTCACCTCATTCTCGCGACGCAGCGTCCGAGTGTGAATGTGATTACCGGCCTCATCAAGGCAAACTTCCCGAGCCGCATTGCGTTCCGTGTGGCCTCGCAGATTGACTCGCGCACCATTCTCGACGGTATGGGCGCCGAGTCGCTGCTTGGCAACGGCGACATGCTCTTTATTCCGCCGGGGAAGAGTGAGCCGGCGCGTTTGCAGGGTGCTTATCTGCCGAACGATGACACCGAACGGCTGATGAAGTGGTACTCGGATCGTCGCGAGGCGCGGAAGGCCGCCATGGAAGCGCAGGGGCTGTTCCACATTGACGAGACCAAGGGCGAAGACAACGTGCTCGAGAAGGTGCGCCAGCAGGAGGCGCTCGAAGCGAGTGGCGGTCAGGAAGGGGCGGAGGACGATTCGGATCGCGACAAGCTGTTCCGCGAGGCCGCCGAGGTGTGCGTGCATAACCAGGGCGGCTCCACCTCATTGCTTCAGAGGCGCCTCAAGGTTGGGTATGGACGTGCCGCGCGCATCATTGACCAGCTCCACCTCGCGGGGATCCTTGGACCGCCGGACGGTTCGAAGCCGCGCGATGTGTTGGTGGGGCTTGATGATCTTGACCGGATTGCCGGGGAGAAGCCGATCGCGGCGTGA
- a CDS encoding 2-phosphosulfolactate phosphatase, translating to MSQFSVYEQAVGIGRADVAVVIDVLRATTSIATALHHGAVSVVPARTVAEARELARRGGADTLLAGERQGVPPRGFSLGNSPREFSRRRVGGQRIVLTTTNGTAALMAAQSRARDVYTGSYVNFSEILAVVRSALRRELDVALVCAGSEGRFSLEDTACAGRFVRLALYRLPGRGRVQLNDAARSALHIEKPYDEKLARLFQHADHGRTLRRLGFARDLAACRALDAHPVVPHLVGRELVAL from the coding sequence ATGTCGCAGTTCTCCGTGTATGAGCAGGCCGTGGGCATCGGCCGTGCTGATGTGGCGGTGGTCATTGATGTGTTGCGTGCCACCACTTCTATTGCCACGGCGCTCCACCATGGCGCCGTCAGCGTGGTGCCCGCCCGAACCGTGGCCGAGGCGCGCGAGCTCGCGAGGCGGGGCGGGGCGGACACGCTGCTCGCCGGCGAGCGCCAGGGGGTGCCGCCGCGTGGCTTTTCCTTGGGGAATTCGCCGCGGGAGTTTTCCCGTCGCCGAGTGGGCGGCCAGCGGATTGTGCTGACCACCACCAATGGCACCGCGGCGCTGATGGCGGCTCAGTCGCGAGCCCGTGACGTCTATACGGGGTCATACGTCAACTTCTCGGAGATACTCGCCGTCGTGCGCTCCGCACTCCGGCGGGAGTTGGACGTTGCCCTCGTCTGTGCGGGAAGCGAAGGGCGCTTCTCACTCGAGGATACGGCGTGTGCGGGGCGCTTTGTGCGTCTGGCGCTCTACCGTCTCCCCGGCCGCGGACGGGTGCAACTGAACGACGCGGCGCGTTCCGCGCTGCATATCGAGAAACCGTATGACGAAAAGCTCGCGCGGCTCTTCCAACACGCCGACCACGGACGAACGCTCAGACGACTCGGATTCGCCCGCGACCTCGCGGCGTGCCGCGCGCTCGACGCGCACCCCGTCGTCCCGCATCTCGTCGGACGAGAGCTCGTCGCGCTCTGA